The Psychrobacillus sp. FSL K6-4046 DNA window CCAGATACAATGATTACTATTTGTTCATCATTATACTTAGAGATTTCCTTTATAGGTATGATTGTGTCCTCTGCAACCGTAAAGTAACCTAGGTCTAACCCTATAGCAAAGATATTTTCCAAGCTTTTACCTGCAATAGCTACTTTTTTTCCTGTTTCCGTTGCTTTGTCTAGCACTTGTTGAATTCTTATAAAGTTGGATGCATATAAAGATACTAGAATACGACCTTTAGCAGCGTGGAATGTTTCAGATAATTGGTTTTCGATTACTGCCTCTGATGTTGTGTGTCCGGGTCTTTCTGCTTCTGTTGAATCAGACATTAATATAAATACGCCTTCTTCACCCAGGCCAGCCATTTTAGCAATATCAGGACGGTACTTCCCTCTAGCAGACTGATCAAATTTAAATTCACCAGTATGCACAATTGCACCTTCAGATGTATGGAATACGATACCTAAAGAGTCTGGAATACTGTGTGTGGTATGAAAGAAAGTTACGTGTGTGTTTTGGAAGTTCATACGACTTTTGTTTGTAACTTCAAAGTACTTTATTTGTTGTTTAACTGGCATAGCCTTTACATGCGTTTTTGCTAAAGCAATCGTCAGCTTAGATCCATATACAGGCGCCTGAATCTTTTGCAGTAAGTAAGCAATAGAACCAATTGCGTCTTCATGTCCATGCGTCAAAAATATTCCTTTAACACGATCCTTGTTTTCTTCTAAATACGTAATATCTGGAATAACTATATCGATTCCTAACATTTCGTTTTCTGGGAACATAAGTCCACTATCTACTATAAATATTTCATCGTCTATTTCTACTACGTACATTGCTTTTCCTATTTCACCAACTCCGCCGAGCGGTATAATACGTATAAGTTCATTTTTAGCTTTTACCAATTCTTTTCCTCCTAATTGTTAACCCGACCAACATCCACTATTTTTTATTATATCGGACGTCACCGTTTCACACAAATAAAAAAAGCTGAAGTTAGAACTCCAGCTTCTCATATCATTATTTCGTTTCCAAAAATTTATCCCAAACACGATCATAATCTAGCTTCTCTTCCTCGTTCATCTCAACTAAAGGAAGTCTCAAGGAGCCAACCTCTACGCCAATTTTAGAAAGTGCATATTTTACAACTACAGGATTCGGATGTTGAAATAATGCCTTTATGACTGGCAAGATTTGTTGATGGATTTTAGCAGCTTTAGCATGTTCCCCTTGGTGAAACAGCTGTATCATTTCCTGCATTTCGTTACCAATAACATGAGAAGCGACTGAAATAATTCCTTTCCCCCCAATTGAAAGTAAAGGTAAGGTTAAGCCGTCGTCCCCGCTGTACACAAGGAAATCCTCATTTGTTCCAGCTAAGATTTTGGTCATCTGATCCAGGCTGCCGCTAGCTTCTTTTACAATTTGAATGGATGGTATCTTACTAAGGGAAATAATTGACTCTGGCTCCAAATTGACTACTGATCGCCCAGGGATATTATAAACAACAATAGGAAGCGTAGTAGCTGAAGCAATAGCCTCAAAATGGGCAATCATTCCTCGTTGATTAGGCTTATTGTAATAAGGAGTCACTATCATCAAAGCATCTACTCCGAGCGATTCCGCCTTTTGCGAAAGCTCAATGGATGCAGCTGTATTATTGCTACCAGTACCAGCAATGATTGGTACTCTTTTATTAACCTTTTCCACTACAAATTGTATAAGTTCTAATTTCTCATTTGTTGATAATGTCGGAGATTCTCCAGTCGTACCACTAACTACAAGAGAATCAGTTCCATTCGAAAGCAAGTGCTCAATAAGTATTTCAGTATTATGATAGTCAATAGAACCGTCTGAACTAAACGGTGTAACCATTGCTGTAGAAACATTTCCTATATTCATTCAACCACACCTCTTATTTAATTCTCTATATTTAATAGAAAAGCGCAGGCGCCTATGTCTGCCCCGACAGGCAAATGGGGAAATGCGAGGAGGCAGTTCCTCAGCCACCGCAGTATTTTCCCATTTGATCCCGAGGGGCAAGGCGCCGGAGCTAGACAATAAGAAAAGCGCAGGCGCCTATGTTTGCCCCGACAGGCAAATGGGGAAATGCGAGGAGGCAGTTCCTCAGCCACCGCAAACGTTTTAGTTTGCGACGAGCAGCTTATATCCATTTGACCTGTGGAGCAAGGCTGCTAGCGCTTTTCCAAATGAATAGAGAAAAAACTCTCTCTAAAAATCTAAATATATTTAATGGAGTATATTTTATCATTATTAAAGGCAAGCGGTGCCACAAGTAGGGATAAGAGAAAGCTTAACACCACAACCACTTGGAAGTGATGGGTGGTTCCTTATCGATCCCCCCACAAACAAGCGACCTCTTAGATAAGCTAAAAACTATTCTTGCTTACAATATTTTCTCTTCAATTAATGCTTCAGCAATTTGAATGGAGTTTAGAGCAGCACCTTTTAATAGGTTGTCAGAAACAATCCACATATGGAAACCATACTGATTAGAAGGATCTTTTCTAATACGTCCAACGAAAACTGCATCTTCATCTTCTGAGAAATAAGGCATCGGGTATTGTTGCTCATTCGGATTATCTTGAAGAACAATTCCCTCTGCTTCAGATAACAATTGTTTAATATCAGAAACGGATACGTTCTCTTTATCTACCTCTATATACACCGATTCAGAGTGTCCTGTTACAACAGGCACCCTTACACAGGTAGCGGCAATCGAAAGTTCCGGAAGAGACATAATTTTTTTTGTTTCATTCATCATTTTGTGCTCTTCAAATGTAAAACCATCTTCATTAAAGACATCAATTTGAGGAATTACGTTACCTGCAATTGGATAATGCTTCTCCGCACTTTTTACAGGTAAAACTTCAGGATTTGGTTGTCTTTCTATTATTCTCTCACTTTGAGCTGTCAATTCTTGAATAGCTGCAGCCCCAGCTCCTGATACTGCTTGATAAGTCGAAACGATGACCTTTGATAGCCCATAATGCTTACGAATTGGTTCTAATGCAACAACCATCTGAATAGTAGAACAATTAGGATTAGCAATAATCCCTTGTTGCTCATTTAAAGCATATTTATTCACTTCTGGTACTACTAGCGGAACATCCGGATCCATTCGAAATGCGCTCGTATTATCTATTACTATAGCGCCTCTCTTACTAGCTTCCTTAGCCAATGCTTTTGAAATAGAGCCCCCCGCAGAAAAAAATGCTATATCAACACCTTCGAAAGCTTCTGGTGTAGCTTCTTCTATTGTATAAATTTTCCCGTCAATATCAATCTGTTTTCCTGCAGACTTTTTGGAAGCTAATAACTTCAAGGTAGAAAAAGGAAAGCTTCTCTTAACTAGTTGCTCTATAATTTTTTGACCTACAGCACCTGTAGCTCCTACAATAGCTGTTGTATAATTTTTTGACATGCAAAGCTCTCCTCTCAAAAATCAAAACATATTGGCGATATTGTATCATAAATTAAATAATAATACACTATTTTTAATATTTATAATTGATAGGCAATGAGTAAAGGCTGAATTTGCTTTGCATTTATTGCGTGTTCAACAGTAGGTACAATCTTTGTGAAATCTGCAATTAAAGAATTAGGTTTTTTATATGGATTGTCTTGACCAAAGGGGATAAAATAAATATTTTTTGTAGTGAGCAGCTTCATAATATTCGTTCCATTTAAGCCTAATGCATCGTTTGTGGATATACCTAGCACCACAGGCTTACCATTACGCAAGGTGGCCTTTGCAGCCATTAATACAGGTGAGTCTGTTTGTGCATTAGCTAACTTACTTATGGAGTTACCCGTCATTGGTGCAATAACCATACAGTCTAGTGGATTAGTAGGACCAAAAGGCTCTGCCTCTACTATCTTGGAAACTACCTTATTGCCACTAGCTGCCTCTATTTTTTCTACCCACTCTTCTCCTGTACCGAAACGAGTAGCAGCTGTTAAAACTGAAAAAGTGATGATTGGCACAACTGTCGCACCAACATCCGTAAATTGCTTAATCATTGGTATCACTTCCTCATACGTACAATGAGAAGCGGTGATTCCTAGACCAATACGTAGACCTTCTAACACTATTTTTCCTCCTCTAAAAAGCAAGATGCTTCAAAACAGACCTGGCAAGTAATTGTCCTGCATCTTGCGGAAAGTACATACCTGGCAAGCTGGTGGAGAGACTGTAATTCAGAGGGATGTTATTTTCGTTATCCAAGAGACAGCCCGGATTGGAGGCGAGGTCAAAAACTCGATTGAAAGAGGCTGCATTTTCATTCTTTAACCACTTGGTAGGGATTGTATTAACCAGATAGGCGTCCTTACCTTGCTGGTCCAAAACATTATCAAGGGTTACTATTTGATAGCCAGAGCTTTTAGCTTCGTAAAGTTGAAGCTCCGATCTAACAGAGATAATAACTTCGGCTCCCAAATGATGCAAAGCAAGTGCTAATCTTTTACCTACCCTTCCGTATCCGGTAATGATGAATTTTTTGTTATAAATTGCTTGTTTTTCATATAAGTAAAAATAATTGATAAAGCCCTCAGCAGTGAGGTTGGCATTTTCCCAAATCCATTCTTCGTCCTCTAAATAATAAAAGGGCTGAATAGTATCTTTTTTAGATTCCCTATCAATGCTTTCGTTTGTTTTACCTATAAAAAGGGTTTGACAACTGGGAGGCAATTCCAAGGAGCAATCTGTTTGGATTGGTTGAATCGGTAAAAAAATAACCTCTGGTTCATATGCAAAAATAGTTTCTCTGAGTTCTGTATCCCATGTCATCGTTGGATACAATTGAGTATCTAAATAGTCAGACACAGATTGTTGCAAAAAATTTAAGCGTGGGTCTGTTCCGATAATTGCAATTTTTTTCTTCATGGGTATACACTTGTTTCTATCGAAGAGTCAGTTTCATTGAACAAAATTCGATCTTTACCAATAAGAATTATTTCTTCCCAGGATATAAACTCTTTTCTCCTAGGAGCTTTATTGGATTGAAAAAAAGATGAAGATTTTTGATATAATTCAAACCCAAGTATTTTACCCGTTTGTGGATTAAATAATAATTCAGTGTCTGCCAGCCTTCCATATCTCGATCCATCTTTCACTTGAATAAGCTCTTTTTCTGCAAGTTCCGAAAGTAACAATCTGTCCCCTCCTCATTTAATCTCTACTTATGTATATGCCATCTTTAAAACAAAGTGAATTAAAAACCCATTAAAATAATGGGCTCCTAGCGTAACTACAGGAGAGGATATGAATAAATCTTAAATCAGAGAGTAGAGTTGATTTTTCGCACCAGCCGGACGCTTTCCTCGGGGTGAGCGATAAGCCATCACCCATCCCATAGGAGTCGCCGTCTGGCGCTCCAATCAATAAATGGAACAGCTTTAGCATCGATCGCTAAAAAATTTACTCGCATAAATAACCTGAATAACTGTCACCAACCCCAATTTCATAACTATTTATGTTCTTAATAGCCATTTGAAAGTTCCTGTGTTTATGTCTACAGTCACTATAAAAAATTGTTAATCTAAACAACCAATAACTTTAACAAAGCTTTTAAAAAAATAAAAAAGACGTCGATTAACACTCGACGTCTTTAGGCATAATTACAGAAATAGCAGGCTTATGAGAGAATATTTCTTTTGTAAGGTCCATTACGGACTCCAAAGTAACTTCATCAATTGAATCGCTTACTTCATCTAATGAGCGATGCTTGCCATATAATAATTCATTTTTACCGTTTCTGTTCATTCTAGAGTTTGAGCTTTCCAGTCCTAACAAAAGGTTTCCTTTAAGCTGTTCTTTAGCGTTTGAAACTTCTGTCTCCGTAAAGCCGTGCTCCAAGACAGTTTGAATCGTTTCATTAATAGAGCTCTTTAATTCTTCTAATTGATTGCAAGAGGTTCCGCCATAAATGGCAACAACTCCCGTATCTTCATATGACGAATGATATGAGTAAATAGAATAGGCTAGCCCTTTTTCTTCTCGAATTTCTTGGAAAAGTCTTGAGGACATGCTTCCACCAAGTATATTATTCAACACTACAAGACTGTATATATTGTCCGCCTTCACACTAAGCCCAGGATAAGCTAAACATAAGTGGGCTTGCTCTGTATCTTTATGGCTTTCCGTATACACAGGTTTAATAACAGGTGTGCTAAATTGTGCCACCTCTAAGATTGGTTGCTTAAAATCACCAAACAATGACTCTATATAGCCTAATAGATCCTCAGAAATGTTTCCTGCTACTGAAATTACAATATTTTTCGGTGTGTAGTGTTTTTCCATATAAGATATGATGGATTCCCTTGTAAATGTATTTAATGTATCTTCGGTTCCTAATATAGGAGCACCTAAAGGATCATTTGGGAACATAGCCTGCCATAGATACTCATGTACGATATCATCAGGGGTATCTTCTACCATTTTGATTTCCTCTAATACTACTTGTCGTTCTTTATCTAATTCGATTGGATCGAATGTGGAGTTAAAAAACATATCTGAAAGTATTTCAACAGCATATTTTGCATGGTGATCGAGAACCTTTGCATAGTAGCAAGTATTTTCTTTTGAAGTAAAGGCGTTAATATTTCCACCAATTCGATCGAACTCTTCAGCGATTTGTCTTGCTGTTCTAGTATTAGTGCCTTTAAATAACATATGCTCAATAAAATGAGTTAACCCATTTTCCTCTGGCAATTCATACCTTGAACCAGCCTGAACCCATATGCCTACTGCAACAGATCGCACATGTGGAATATGCTCATGCACTATACGCAACCCATTCTTACACGTTTTCTTCTTTATCAATATAGCACCTCTATCTAATCTATTCATTTATTTTTTATTTGTAGCCCAAGCAGCCTTGCCCCTCGGGGTCAAATGGTTAAAAGCTCCGGTGGCTGAGGAACTGCCTCCTCGCTTTTCCCCATTTGCCTGTCGGGGCAGAGACAGGCGGTTGCGCTTTTCTTTAGTTATTTAAAAAAGTTGCCGTAGATTGGATCTACGGACAACCTTTTGTTTACGTATATTTTAATTATTAGTTATCTTGTTGTTCTGCGCGTTCTTTTTCTTCTTTAATTACTACTTTACGAGATAAGTTAACGCGGCCTTGGTTGTCGATTTCAATAACTTTTACTAAAAGCTCGTCGCCAAGTTTCAGAACGTCTTCTACGTTTTTCGTACGTTCTTCTTGAATTTCAGAGATATGAAGCAAGCCATCTTTACCGTTGAAGATTTCAACAAATGCACCGAATTTTTCAATACGTTTCACTTTTCCTAAGTAGTATTCTCCTACTTTAGCTACACGCACGATGTCTTCAATAATTTGTTTTGCACGAGCAATCATTTCTTCATCTGCTGAAGCGATATAAATTGTACCATCTTGCTCTGTATCAATTTTTACGCCAGTTTCATCAATGATTTTGTTAATTTGTTTACCACCCGGTCCGATAACATCACGGATTTTATCTGGATTAATTTTAATAACTGTAATTTTTGGTGCATATTTAGATAAGCTTTGGCGTGGCTCACCAATAGTAGCAAGCATACTTTCTAAAATTTGCATACGTCCAATTTTAGCTTGCTCAAGAGCTTCCTCTAAAATGGTTTTAGATAATCCGTCTATTTTGATATCCATTTGAAGTGCTGTAATCCCTTTAGAAGTACCTGCTACTTTAAAGTCCATATCCCCAAGGTGATCTTCCATTCCTTGAATATCAGTTAGGATTGTGTAATGCTCTCCTTTTTTAACAAGTCCCATTGCTATACCAGCAACTGGAGCTTTAAGTGGAACACCTGCATCCATCATAGCAAGGGTAGAAGCACAAATACTTGCTTGTGAAGTAGAACCATTTGATTCTAACACCTCAGCAACTAAGCGAAGTGTATATGGGAAATCATTTTCGTCTGGAATAACTGCTTCTAATGCACGTTCACCTAAGGCACCATGACCAATTTCACGACGACCAGGAGCACGGATTGGACCAGTTTCACCCACACTGAATTGTGGGAAATTATAATGGTGCATAAAGCGTTTAGATTCCTCTAAGCCAATACCATCAATAATTTGCACATCACCAAGCGGTCCTAATGTACAAATACTCAAAGCTTGAGTTTGTCCACGTGTGAATAGACCAGAACCATGCGTACGAGGTAAAACGCCTACTTCAGAAGATAATGGACGAATTTCAGCTACACCACGACCATCTGGACGTACTTTTTCTTCTGTGATCAAGCGACGCACTTCTTCTTTAACCATAGCATCCAGAATTTCACGCACTTGTTTCAACGTTTCATCTGTTGCTTCTTTTTCTTTATATTGCTCTAACACTTCATTTTTCACTTCAGATATTGCATCTTCACGAGCATGCTTTTCTTGTACTTGGATAGCTTGTACTAGCTTAGCTTCGCATAGTTCTTTAATTTCACCAAAAAGTTCTTTATCTAGTTCAAATAAAGGTATGTCTTTTTTCTCTTTACCGATTTCTGCAACAATTTTTTCTTGGAATTCAATCAATTTTACGATTTCACTATGTCCAAACATAATTGCTTCTAAAACGACTTCCTCAGAAACTTCTTTAGCTCCTGCTTCTACCATGTTAATCGCATCTTTTGTTCCAGCTACAGTTAAATCTAAAATACTCTTTTCCATTTGGTCTACCGTTGGGTTAATGATGAACTCATCCCCTATTAGGCCTACCTGAACACCTGCAATCGGTCCATCAAACGGAATGTCGGATACACTTAGTGCTAAAGAAGAACCTAGCATTGCAGCCATCTCAGAAGAACAGTTTTGGTCTACTGACATAACAATAGAGATTACCTGAACTTCATTACGGAAGCCATCCGGGAATAATGGGCGAATTGGACGGTCGATTAAACGGCTTGTTAAAATCGCTCTTTCAGAAGGACGACCTTCACGCTTAATAAATCCACCAGGAATTTTACCAACGGCATATAATTTCTCTTCATAGTTCACTGTTAATGGAAAGAAATCTAAATTCTTTGGTTGTTTAGATGCAGTCGCTACGGATAATACGCTAGTATCACCATATCTTACTAGAACTGCCCCATTCGCTTGTTTTGCAAGTTGTCCAATTTCTACTTGCAATGGACGGCCTGCCCATTCGTGTGTAAATACTTTCTTTTCACTCATTAATCTGGACTCCTCTCAACTTCAAAAAACTTCTTTTTAATTAGCTATAATAAATTTTTCGACAATCCTAAGAAAGATTCCTTCTCATTAGAAGTGCACACTTTCATAAATCATCTACTATTTCTATACAACTTGAAATATAACGCAGTCTAATGTTTAGCGCGCTATAGTGGTTATATGTATCATAAGTAGTGTATCAAAAATATCGGAACTATGCGAAATATTTTACTAAAAAAACAGAAATTACTTGCTAATACTAATATATAATATTTTCCCTAATATATTAAAATTTATACCAATAGAAAAAGCGGGATAAATCCCGCTTTCCTAGGTGTATCTTATCGACGTAAACCAAGTTTTGCGATTAGTTCACGGTAACGTTGTACTTCGTTTTCACGTAAGTATTTTAATAAGTTACGACGACGTCCAACCATTTTGAATAGACCACGACGTGAGTGATGATCTTTCTTATGTGTACGTAAATGTTCGTTTAAAGAGTTAATCTCTTCTGTAAGGATTGC harbors:
- a CDS encoding ribonuclease J, whose protein sequence is MVKAKNELIRIIPLGGVGEIGKAMYVVEIDDEIFIVDSGLMFPENEMLGIDIVIPDITYLEENKDRVKGIFLTHGHEDAIGSIAYLLQKIQAPVYGSKLTIALAKTHVKAMPVKQQIKYFEVTNKSRMNFQNTHVTFFHTTHSIPDSLGIVFHTSEGAIVHTGEFKFDQSARGKYRPDIAKMAGLGEEGVFILMSDSTEAERPGHTTSEAVIENQLSETFHAAKGRILVSLYASNFIRIQQVLDKATETGKKVAIAGKSLENIFAIGLDLGYFTVAEDTIIPIKEISKYNDEQIVIIVSGNQGEPLEALEKMVRKHHKDIKIKDTDTVLITFTPSPGMEVGVFNTMNLIAKAGAKVLTSSKNVHVSGHGSQEDLKMMLNLTKPKYFIPIQGEYRMLIAHSKLAQDIGMSKSEIFIADKGDIVEYKNGKIRMSGRVQAGNVLIDGIGVGDVGNIVLRDRKLLSQDGIFIVVITLNRAQKKIASGPEILSRGFVYVRESEELMDESAKLVRTIVEKYVNKETFEWTNIKQEIRDTLNSYLFQQTKRRPMIIPIIMEY
- the dapA gene encoding 4-hydroxy-tetrahydrodipicolinate synthase, yielding MNIGNVSTAMVTPFSSDGSIDYHNTEILIEHLLSNGTDSLVVSGTTGESPTLSTNEKLELIQFVVEKVNKRVPIIAGTGSNNTAASIELSQKAESLGVDALMIVTPYYNKPNQRGMIAHFEAIASATTLPIVVYNIPGRSVVNLEPESIISLSKIPSIQIVKEASGSLDQMTKILAGTNEDFLVYSGDDGLTLPLLSIGGKGIISVASHVIGNEMQEMIQLFHQGEHAKAAKIHQQILPVIKALFQHPNPVVVKYALSKIGVEVGSLRLPLVEMNEEEKLDYDRVWDKFLETK
- a CDS encoding aspartate-semialdehyde dehydrogenase, producing MSKNYTTAIVGATGAVGQKIIEQLVKRSFPFSTLKLLASKKSAGKQIDIDGKIYTIEEATPEAFEGVDIAFFSAGGSISKALAKEASKRGAIVIDNTSAFRMDPDVPLVVPEVNKYALNEQQGIIANPNCSTIQMVVALEPIRKHYGLSKVIVSTYQAVSGAGAAAIQELTAQSERIIERQPNPEVLPVKSAEKHYPIAGNVIPQIDVFNEDGFTFEEHKMMNETKKIMSLPELSIAATCVRVPVVTGHSESVYIEVDKENVSVSDIKQLLSEAEGIVLQDNPNEQQYPMPYFSEDEDAVFVGRIRKDPSNQYGFHMWIVSDNLLKGAALNSIQIAEALIEEKIL
- a CDS encoding dipicolinate synthase subunit B, translated to MLEGLRIGLGITASHCTYEEVIPMIKQFTDVGATVVPIITFSVLTAATRFGTGEEWVEKIEAASGNKVVSKIVEAEPFGPTNPLDCMVIAPMTGNSISKLANAQTDSPVLMAAKATLRNGKPVVLGISTNDALGLNGTNIMKLLTTKNIYFIPFGQDNPYKKPNSLIADFTKIVPTVEHAINAKQIQPLLIAYQL
- a CDS encoding NAD(P)-dependent oxidoreductase, giving the protein MKKKIAIIGTDPRLNFLQQSVSDYLDTQLYPTMTWDTELRETIFAYEPEVIFLPIQPIQTDCSLELPPSCQTLFIGKTNESIDRESKKDTIQPFYYLEDEEWIWENANLTAEGFINYFYLYEKQAIYNKKFIITGYGRVGKRLALALHHLGAEVIISVRSELQLYEAKSSGYQIVTLDNVLDQQGKDAYLVNTIPTKWLKNENAASFNRVFDLASNPGCLLDNENNIPLNYSLSTSLPGMYFPQDAGQLLARSVLKHLAF
- a CDS encoding YlmC/YmxH family sporulation protein, which translates into the protein MLLSELAEKELIQVKDGSRYGRLADTELLFNPQTGKILGFELYQKSSSFFQSNKAPRRKEFISWEEIILIGKDRILFNETDSSIETSVYP
- a CDS encoding pitrilysin family protein, producing MIKKKTCKNGLRIVHEHIPHVRSVAVGIWVQAGSRYELPEENGLTHFIEHMLFKGTNTRTARQIAEEFDRIGGNINAFTSKENTCYYAKVLDHHAKYAVEILSDMFFNSTFDPIELDKERQVVLEEIKMVEDTPDDIVHEYLWQAMFPNDPLGAPILGTEDTLNTFTRESIISYMEKHYTPKNIVISVAGNISEDLLGYIESLFGDFKQPILEVAQFSTPVIKPVYTESHKDTEQAHLCLAYPGLSVKADNIYSLVVLNNILGGSMSSRLFQEIREEKGLAYSIYSYHSSYEDTGVVAIYGGTSCNQLEELKSSINETIQTVLEHGFTETEVSNAKEQLKGNLLLGLESSNSRMNRNGKNELLYGKHRSLDEVSDSIDEVTLESVMDLTKEIFSHKPAISVIMPKDVEC
- the pnp gene encoding polyribonucleotide nucleotidyltransferase, which codes for MSEKKVFTHEWAGRPLQVEIGQLAKQANGAVLVRYGDTSVLSVATASKQPKNLDFFPLTVNYEEKLYAVGKIPGGFIKREGRPSERAILTSRLIDRPIRPLFPDGFRNEVQVISIVMSVDQNCSSEMAAMLGSSLALSVSDIPFDGPIAGVQVGLIGDEFIINPTVDQMEKSILDLTVAGTKDAINMVEAGAKEVSEEVVLEAIMFGHSEIVKLIEFQEKIVAEIGKEKKDIPLFELDKELFGEIKELCEAKLVQAIQVQEKHAREDAISEVKNEVLEQYKEKEATDETLKQVREILDAMVKEEVRRLITEEKVRPDGRGVAEIRPLSSEVGVLPRTHGSGLFTRGQTQALSICTLGPLGDVQIIDGIGLEESKRFMHHYNFPQFSVGETGPIRAPGRREIGHGALGERALEAVIPDENDFPYTLRLVAEVLESNGSTSQASICASTLAMMDAGVPLKAPVAGIAMGLVKKGEHYTILTDIQGMEDHLGDMDFKVAGTSKGITALQMDIKIDGLSKTILEEALEQAKIGRMQILESMLATIGEPRQSLSKYAPKITVIKINPDKIRDVIGPGGKQINKIIDETGVKIDTEQDGTIYIASADEEMIARAKQIIEDIVRVAKVGEYYLGKVKRIEKFGAFVEIFNGKDGLLHISEIQEERTKNVEDVLKLGDELLVKVIEIDNQGRVNLSRKVVIKEEKERAEQQDN
- the rpsO gene encoding 30S ribosomal protein S15; the encoded protein is MAITQERKNELIAEYRTHESDTGSADIQIAILTEEINSLNEHLRTHKKDHHSRRGLFKMVGRRRNLLKYLRENEVQRYRELIAKLGLRR